From Loxodonta africana isolate mLoxAfr1 chromosome 2, mLoxAfr1.hap2, whole genome shotgun sequence, the proteins below share one genomic window:
- the GRAP gene encoding GRB2-related adapter protein isoform X1, protein MSRLPVSLLSGAAAASASKGQTRSQNGGSQYSPALRRKQEAAGLLCKPRSQSTREHRRDRDSGMESVALYSFQATESDELAFNKGDTLKILNMEDDQNWYKAELRGAEGFIPKNYIRVKPHPWYSGRISRQLAEQILMKRNHLGAFLIRESESSPGEFSISVNYGDQVQHFKVLREASGKYFLWEEKFNSLNELVDFYRTTTIAKKRQIFLRDEEPLLESSRACFAQAQFDFSAQDPSQISFRRGDIIEVLERLDPHWWRGQLSGRVGFFPRSYVQPVHL, encoded by the exons ATGTCTAGGCTTCCTGTTTCTCTCCTGTCGGGGGCAGCTGCAGCCTCAGCTTCAAAAGGACAAACACGCTCTCAGAACGGAGGAAGTCAGTACTCCCCTGCACTGCGGAGGAAGCAGGAAGCCGCTGGCCTGCTCTGCAAGCCCAGAAGCCAGAGCACACGAGAGCACAGGAGGGACAGGGACAGCGGGATGGAGTCTGTGGCCCTGTACAGCTTCCAGGCCACAGAGAGCGATGAGCTGGCCTTCAACAAGGGGGACACGCTCAAG ATCCTGAACATGGAGGATGACCAGAACTGGTACAAGGCCGAGCTCCGGGGAGCCGAGGGCTTCATCCCCAAGAACTACATCCGTGTCAAACCCCACCC GTGGTACTCGGGCAGGATTTCCCGGCAGCTGGCAGAACAAATCCTGATGAAGCGGAACCACCTGGGGGCCTTTCTGATCCGGGAGAGTGAGAGCTCCCCGGGGGAGTTCTCTATCTCCGTAAA CTACGGGGACCAGGTGCAGCATTTCAAGGTGCTACGGGAGGCCTCAGGGAAGTACTTCCTGTGGGAGGAGAAGTTCAACTCCCTCAACGAGCTGGTCGACTTCTACCGCACCACCACCATCGCCAAGAAGCGGCAGATCTTCCTGCGGGATGAGGAGCCCCTGCTTgag TCCTCCCGGGCCTGCTTTGCCCAGGCCCAGTTTGACTTCTCGGCCCAGGACCCCTCGCAGATCAGCTTCCGCCGTGGCGACATCATCGAGGTCCTGGAGCGCCTGGATCCCCACTGGTGGCGGGGCCAGCTGTCTGGGCGTGTTGGCTTCTTCCCACGGAGCTACGTGCAGCCTGTACACCTGTGA
- the GRAP gene encoding GRB2-related adapter protein isoform X3, whose product MSRLPVSLLSGAAAASASKGQTRSQNGGSQYSPALRRKQEAAGLLCKPRSQSTREHRRDRDSGMESVALYSFQATESDELAFNKGDTLKILNMEDDQNWYKAELRGAEGFIPKNYIRVKPHPYGDQVQHFKVLREASGKYFLWEEKFNSLNELVDFYRTTTIAKKRQIFLRDEEPLLESSRACFAQAQFDFSAQDPSQISFRRGDIIEVLERLDPHWWRGQLSGRVGFFPRSYVQPVHL is encoded by the exons ATGTCTAGGCTTCCTGTTTCTCTCCTGTCGGGGGCAGCTGCAGCCTCAGCTTCAAAAGGACAAACACGCTCTCAGAACGGAGGAAGTCAGTACTCCCCTGCACTGCGGAGGAAGCAGGAAGCCGCTGGCCTGCTCTGCAAGCCCAGAAGCCAGAGCACACGAGAGCACAGGAGGGACAGGGACAGCGGGATGGAGTCTGTGGCCCTGTACAGCTTCCAGGCCACAGAGAGCGATGAGCTGGCCTTCAACAAGGGGGACACGCTCAAG ATCCTGAACATGGAGGATGACCAGAACTGGTACAAGGCCGAGCTCCGGGGAGCCGAGGGCTTCATCCCCAAGAACTACATCCGTGTCAAACCCCACCC CTACGGGGACCAGGTGCAGCATTTCAAGGTGCTACGGGAGGCCTCAGGGAAGTACTTCCTGTGGGAGGAGAAGTTCAACTCCCTCAACGAGCTGGTCGACTTCTACCGCACCACCACCATCGCCAAGAAGCGGCAGATCTTCCTGCGGGATGAGGAGCCCCTGCTTgag TCCTCCCGGGCCTGCTTTGCCCAGGCCCAGTTTGACTTCTCGGCCCAGGACCCCTCGCAGATCAGCTTCCGCCGTGGCGACATCATCGAGGTCCTGGAGCGCCTGGATCCCCACTGGTGGCGGGGCCAGCTGTCTGGGCGTGTTGGCTTCTTCCCACGGAGCTACGTGCAGCCTGTACACCTGTGA
- the GRAP gene encoding GRB2-related adapter protein isoform X2 yields the protein MSRLPVSLLSGAAAASASKGQTRSQNGGSQYSPALRRKQEAAGLLCKPRSQSTREHRRDRDSGMESVALYSFQATESDELAFNKGDTLKILNMEDDQNWYKAELRGAEGFIPKNYIRVKPHPWYSGRISRQLAEQILMKRNHLGAFLIRESESSPGEFSISVKDGQMRTDRVCPVEIIQQAFSTWVSPRLPPSPLLSSVITATAATRPEKPAGQDLILPVPGLTGSWGFSASPAAAQPLIPQVWG from the exons ATGTCTAGGCTTCCTGTTTCTCTCCTGTCGGGGGCAGCTGCAGCCTCAGCTTCAAAAGGACAAACACGCTCTCAGAACGGAGGAAGTCAGTACTCCCCTGCACTGCGGAGGAAGCAGGAAGCCGCTGGCCTGCTCTGCAAGCCCAGAAGCCAGAGCACACGAGAGCACAGGAGGGACAGGGACAGCGGGATGGAGTCTGTGGCCCTGTACAGCTTCCAGGCCACAGAGAGCGATGAGCTGGCCTTCAACAAGGGGGACACGCTCAAG ATCCTGAACATGGAGGATGACCAGAACTGGTACAAGGCCGAGCTCCGGGGAGCCGAGGGCTTCATCCCCAAGAACTACATCCGTGTCAAACCCCACCC GTGGTACTCGGGCAGGATTTCCCGGCAGCTGGCAGAACAAATCCTGATGAAGCGGAACCACCTGGGGGCCTTTCTGATCCGGGAGAGTGAGAGCTCCCCGGGGGAGTTCTCTATCTCCGTAAA AGATGGGCAAATGAGGACAGACAGGGTCTGCCCAGTGGAGATCATCCAGCAGGCATTTAGCACCTGGGTCTCTCCCAG GCTGCCACCATCACCTTTGCTGTCATCTGTCATCACAGCCACTGCCGCCACCAGGCCAGAAAAACCCGCTGGGCAGGACCTGATACTGCCAGTACCAGGCCTGACTGGGTCCTGGGGCTTTTCTGCCAGCCCAGCAGCCGCCCAGCCCCTCATCCCCCAAGTGTGGGGGTGA